The following are encoded together in the Capsulimonas corticalis genome:
- the ilvD gene encoding dihydroxy-acid dehydratase, which yields MPTYRSRTTTHGRNMAGARGLWRATGMKDGDFGKPIIAIANSFTQFVPGHVHLKDLGQLVAREIEAAGGVAKEFDTIAVDDGIAMGHDGMLYSLPSRDLIADSVEYMVNAHCADALVCISNCDKITPGMLMASLRLNVPTVFVSGGPMEAGKVIWKGKERAVDLVDAMIAGADENVTDEESEAMERSACPTCGSCSGMFTANSMNCLTEALGLSLPGNGSTLATHSDRKHLFLEAGRVIVEITKRHYEQDDYSVLPRAIATMEAFENAMSLDIAMGGSTNTVLHLLAAAHEAGVNFTMSDIDRLSRIVPNLCKVAPARGDIHMEDVHRAGGIFAILGEMERAGLLKTDVSTIHTPTLAGAINNWDIRRTDDPKVTEFFKAAPGGVRTTEAFSQSRRYAELDLDREQGTIRQHENAYSKDGGLAVLYGNIAEDGCIVKTAGVDASNLVFSGPARVFESQDSAVSGILGGDVKEGDVVVIRYEGPRGGPGMQEMLYPTSFLKSRGLGKSCALVTDGRFSGGTSGLSIGHVSPEAAEGGTIGLVETGDRIDIDIPNRTIHLAVSDADLAARRQHQEDRPEGGWQPAEVRKRRVTPALQAYAAMTTSAARGAVRDVTQITGRKR from the coding sequence ATGCCCACCTATCGCTCTCGCACCACCACCCATGGCCGCAATATGGCCGGGGCGCGCGGCCTTTGGCGCGCGACCGGCATGAAGGACGGCGACTTTGGGAAGCCGATCATCGCTATCGCCAACTCGTTCACGCAGTTCGTGCCGGGTCACGTCCATTTGAAGGACCTCGGACAGCTCGTCGCACGCGAGATTGAGGCGGCGGGCGGCGTCGCGAAGGAATTCGACACCATCGCCGTGGACGACGGGATCGCGATGGGCCATGACGGCATGCTCTACAGCCTGCCCTCACGCGATTTGATCGCCGACAGCGTCGAGTACATGGTGAACGCGCACTGCGCCGACGCTTTAGTTTGTATCTCGAACTGTGATAAGATCACCCCGGGAATGCTGATGGCGTCCCTGCGCCTGAACGTCCCCACCGTGTTCGTCTCCGGCGGACCGATGGAGGCCGGCAAGGTCATCTGGAAGGGCAAGGAGCGCGCGGTCGATTTGGTGGACGCCATGATCGCGGGCGCCGATGAGAACGTGACCGATGAGGAGAGCGAGGCGATGGAGCGCTCCGCCTGTCCGACCTGCGGATCGTGTTCGGGCATGTTCACCGCCAACTCCATGAACTGTCTGACCGAAGCCCTCGGCCTCTCGCTCCCCGGCAACGGCTCCACCCTCGCCACCCATTCGGACCGCAAGCATCTGTTCCTGGAGGCGGGCCGCGTGATCGTTGAAATCACCAAGCGCCACTACGAGCAGGACGACTACAGCGTGCTGCCGCGTGCGATTGCGACCATGGAGGCGTTCGAGAACGCCATGTCGCTCGATATCGCGATGGGCGGCTCGACCAACACGGTCCTGCACCTGCTCGCCGCCGCGCATGAAGCGGGCGTCAACTTCACGATGAGCGATATCGATCGTCTGTCGCGCATCGTCCCGAATCTCTGCAAAGTCGCCCCCGCACGCGGCGACATCCACATGGAGGATGTCCATCGCGCCGGCGGCATCTTCGCGATTCTGGGCGAAATGGAGCGCGCGGGCCTGCTGAAGACCGACGTCAGCACGATCCACACCCCCACCCTCGCGGGCGCGATCAACAATTGGGATATTCGCCGCACCGACGATCCCAAGGTCACCGAGTTCTTCAAGGCCGCCCCCGGCGGCGTCCGCACCACCGAAGCCTTCAGCCAGAGCCGCCGCTACGCGGAGCTGGACCTGGACCGCGAACAGGGCACGATCCGCCAGCATGAGAACGCCTACAGCAAGGACGGCGGCCTGGCCGTGCTCTACGGCAACATCGCCGAGGACGGATGCATCGTCAAGACCGCCGGCGTGGACGCCTCCAACCTCGTCTTCTCCGGCCCCGCCCGCGTCTTCGAAAGCCAGGACAGCGCCGTATCCGGTATCTTAGGCGGCGACGTAAAAGAAGGCGACGTCGTCGTCATCCGCTACGAAGGCCCGCGCGGCGGACCGGGCATGCAGGAAATGCTCTACCCGACCAGCTTCCTGAAGTCCCGAGGTCTCGGCAAGTCCTGCGCCCTCGTCACCGACGGCCGCTTCTCCGGCGGCACCTCGGGCCTGTCCATCGGCCACGTTTCCCCCGAAGCCGCCGAAGGCGGAACCATCGGCCTCGTGGAAACCGGCGACCGGATCGACATCGACATCCCGAACCGCACCATCCACCTCGCCGTCTCCGACGCCGACCTCGCCGCCCGCCGCCAGCATCAAGAAGACCGCCCCGAAGGCGGCTGGCAACCCGCCGAAGTCCGCAAGCGCCGCGTCACCCCGGCCCTCCAAGCCTACGCCGCCATGACCACCAGCGCTGCCCGAGGCGCCGTCCGCGACGTCACCCAGATCACGGGCCGCAAACGATAA
- a CDS encoding DUF3592 domain-containing protein, protein MIKFTPNRDWANSGYVTPAGKRMSWVLVTLGLLLIVFGAWLGIQRRQFLSHAAHTRGTVVVMAESPDDHGTPIYTPIFTYKDAAGHEWRSKSGSGNSPAQYHVGETVDVYYSPQRPAVAELSGFFALWSGSVFACGIGLFFFLGGVFLIRLSRLPVRRSGPGVGM, encoded by the coding sequence ATGATCAAGTTTACGCCGAACCGTGATTGGGCGAACAGCGGCTACGTCACTCCCGCTGGGAAGCGCATGAGCTGGGTTTTGGTGACCCTCGGCTTACTGCTCATCGTCTTCGGCGCCTGGCTCGGAATCCAGCGCCGCCAATTCCTAAGCCACGCCGCGCACACGCGGGGAACCGTCGTCGTGATGGCCGAGAGCCCCGACGACCACGGAACCCCCATCTACACACCGATCTTCACCTACAAAGACGCCGCCGGTCACGAATGGCGCAGCAAATCCGGCTCCGGCAACAGCCCCGCCCAATACCACGTCGGCGAAACCGTCGACGTCTACTACTCCCCCCAGCGCCCCGCCGTTGCCGAACTCAGCGGCTTCTTCGCCCTCTGGAGCGGAAGCGTCTTCGCTTGTGGGATCGGGTTGTTCTTCTTCCTCGGAGGAGTGTTTCTCATTCGACTGTCTCGCCTTCCGGTGAGGCGGTCGGGGCCGGGCGTTGGGATGTAA
- a CDS encoding helix-turn-helix domain-containing protein, with amino-acid sequence MDSENALLTVDQVAEMAHLQPRTIRAKIHQGVLRAHKPPHAKYWLIHRADVEEMLTGKRTTVDLSASLLVDRMGTPDGRERAIAMLRTLGDDWDEGEQRAAAAILQKALAENPIQMRRWNVATWEQLDDE; translated from the coding sequence ATGGATTCAGAAAATGCTCTTTTAACTGTGGATCAGGTCGCCGAGATGGCCCATCTTCAACCACGAACAATTCGCGCCAAAATTCACCAAGGAGTTTTGCGCGCTCACAAACCGCCGCACGCTAAGTACTGGCTTATTCACCGCGCGGACGTCGAAGAGATGCTGACTGGAAAGCGAACGACTGTTGACCTGTCTGCATCGCTTCTCGTCGATCGTATGGGGACACCCGACGGTCGCGAGCGCGCCATCGCCATGCTTCGCACTCTGGGTGATGATTGGGATGAGGGTGAACAGCGCGCCGCCGCCGCAATTCTTCAGAAGGCGCTTGCTGAGAACCCAATCCAAATGCGTCGGTGGAATGTGGCAACTTGGGAACAGTTGGACGATGAGTAG
- a CDS encoding DUF6036 family nucleotidyltransferase — MSALEQRFLQIIASLNDAQVRYVIIGGVAMSMHGSAHITQDIDICYSRDHENLTRLTTALAPYHPHLRDFPPDLPFVFDARTLKSITTLTLITDIGAVDLLAEPPGAPLFEELLERSVLMEIQGQQVHACSLDDLIAMKKAANRPKDQLHLMELQALAKIIKEEKAQYLAVTTSKLEG, encoded by the coding sequence ATGAGCGCGCTGGAACAACGCTTCCTCCAAATCATTGCCTCACTCAACGATGCACAAGTCCGTTATGTGATCATCGGCGGAGTGGCTATGAGTATGCACGGCTCCGCTCACATTACACAAGACATCGACATTTGCTATTCGCGCGATCATGAGAATTTGACACGCCTTACGACAGCGCTTGCTCCCTATCACCCTCATCTGCGCGACTTTCCGCCAGATTTACCGTTTGTTTTTGATGCAAGGACGCTAAAATCGATAACGACGCTCACATTAATCACGGATATTGGTGCGGTGGATTTGCTAGCGGAACCACCGGGCGCTCCATTATTCGAAGAACTCTTGGAGCGGTCCGTGTTGATGGAGATTCAGGGTCAGCAAGTGCATGCTTGCAGTCTTGATGATTTGATTGCGATGAAGAAGGCCGCAAACCGTCCGAAAGATCAATTGCATCTGATGGAATTGCAAGCACTGGCGAAGATTATTAAAGAAGAGAAGGCGCAATACTTAGCTGTAACGACATCCAAGCTCGAAGGTTAA
- a CDS encoding nucleotide kinase domain-containing protein codes for MQINFKTKPLVPRELIYDLYWIFADRRHSIFERRLNGSPWPWVDDPILQKFKFCNTYRAADRVSQYLIRNIAYNKQAEDDKNRVFQIVAFRTFSNIATWEGLLSRLGKAPTIEHLATGAFEKALDDIKSERGRLYTGAFILCATKAFGYHEKHKNHTALFKEMFLYHDSDRRIRETGSLRDLVSYLGGFPLIGPFMSYQIAIDLNYSETVNFNENDYTQAGPGALRGIKKAFSDIGDYSPADVIHYMVDNQEREFSRLEIDFNGLLGRNLHAIDCQNLFCELDKYCREAAPHLISNRSRIKARFTPNNTQLDFFFPPKWNINSKIIQIASEDCLRNPQLSLFDTSIHLA; via the coding sequence ATGCAAATCAATTTTAAAACAAAGCCGCTGGTACCGCGTGAGCTGATATATGACCTGTACTGGATATTCGCAGACCGGCGTCATAGTATCTTTGAGCGACGCCTGAACGGATCACCTTGGCCTTGGGTGGATGATCCAATACTCCAGAAGTTCAAGTTTTGTAACACATATCGTGCTGCTGACCGTGTATCGCAGTACTTGATTAGAAACATTGCCTATAACAAGCAAGCGGAAGACGATAAAAACAGAGTTTTTCAAATTGTCGCATTCCGAACTTTTAGTAATATTGCAACTTGGGAAGGATTACTTTCTAGATTAGGGAAAGCCCCAACTATTGAACATCTTGCAACGGGAGCGTTTGAGAAAGCGCTCGATGACATAAAATCTGAGAGAGGGCGATTATATACAGGAGCATTTATTCTTTGTGCTACAAAAGCCTTTGGCTACCATGAGAAACATAAGAACCACACAGCCTTATTCAAAGAGATGTTCCTGTATCACGATTCAGATAGACGCATTCGCGAAACGGGATCTTTGAGAGATTTAGTTAGCTATTTAGGTGGCTTTCCTCTAATTGGCCCTTTCATGTCTTACCAGATAGCGATCGATCTGAATTATTCAGAAACCGTAAACTTTAACGAAAATGACTACACGCAAGCTGGCCCAGGGGCACTTCGCGGAATCAAGAAAGCGTTTTCTGATATTGGAGATTATTCTCCTGCAGATGTGATTCACTATATGGTAGATAATCAAGAACGAGAATTTTCGCGTCTTGAGATAGATTTTAATGGCTTATTGGGACGCAATTTGCATGCAATAGATTGCCAGAATTTGTTTTGTGAACTTGACAAGTATTGTCGTGAGGCGGCTCCGCATTTGATAAGTAATCGCTCACGTATTAAAGCACGCTTCACGCCTAACAATACGCAATTAGACTTTTTCTTTCCACCTAAGTGGAACATTAATAGCAAAATTATACAAATCGCATCTGAAGATTGCCTAAGAAATCCACAACTTTCGCTATTTGACACATCCATTCATCTAGCCTAG
- a CDS encoding GH92 family glycosyl hydrolase: MDSNRLTRRELLKDMMLAAGASALIAESALSAPAKRADSRDAKQAHEDLVGLVNPMQGTNSNFGFSRGNTLPLVALPFGVTHWSAQTNEGDGWFFDPNVHTLQGVRATHQPSPWMGDYGYFTVMAQAGDAVLAPKARAAAYEPGDFQIGPHTLSVTFKQDGIRIEMTPTERCAAFRFTFPSGKTGRVLIDAHSHVEVDAGAGVVTGCSRLKGFGAPGNFGCYFYARFDTPIAKVYPFDDARQPIAGNMADGKDVGAAIEFEGKTTVVMRVATSFISVEQARISLDREIGSLSFDAVREAAAKTWNDTLGVARVSGGSERDRRTFYSCLYRAHLFPRMFHEYDASGKTVHYSAFDGKLHDGVMYTDTGLWDGYHTVYPLLSLLQPARLGEIIQGFIHAYQEGGWLPQWPNPGYHGTMGGTHSDVVIADAILKNIPGFDRDAAYAAIRKNATVDPGVSTEGRHHLNDYLRLGYVPGAVSDSLDYAYDDACIALAAQALGKTEDAALFGQRALNYKNNYDPAVGFMRAHNADGSWRPNFDQYAWGDGYTEGGPWQWTFAVPHDPAGLMALMGGRDAFLRKLDRMFWQPPTFHPGSYGQTIHEMREMASVSFGQYAQSNQPVHQVLPLYAAVGAPDKMHYWSRRVMDELYSPDNFPADEDNGEMASWFVLMALGLFPGCPGRPAFTLGSPLFTDITLTPSGGKTLHLHAPANSPKNIYVTHITRNGRNYSKLWIAYSDLQQGGRLDFTMAPRPTPRALSVSDLPESQSPYDANAARETSVSVKVAINCSGDELGEFIADCYFDGGAAITLPEADASPSGRSARQGAFTYKIPLPMPSAGQGYTIQLTFPIGGRQSVAINGKTFFPDLNLETSGSKETVKDIRGILPNPNGNIEIAIRPTFGSTIGGRLRAIVISS, translated from the coding sequence ATGGATTCCAATCGACTGACACGACGCGAGCTGCTGAAGGACATGATGCTGGCGGCGGGCGCATCCGCCCTGATCGCGGAATCCGCGCTGTCCGCGCCGGCAAAGCGCGCGGACTCTCGGGACGCCAAGCAGGCGCATGAGGATCTCGTTGGCCTGGTCAACCCGATGCAGGGGACCAATTCCAACTTCGGCTTTTCGCGCGGCAATACGCTGCCGCTGGTCGCTCTGCCCTTTGGCGTGACGCACTGGTCGGCGCAGACCAACGAAGGCGACGGCTGGTTTTTCGATCCCAATGTCCATACCTTGCAAGGCGTCCGCGCCACGCACCAGCCGAGCCCCTGGATGGGCGATTACGGCTATTTCACCGTGATGGCTCAGGCAGGAGACGCTGTCCTTGCCCCCAAAGCGCGCGCGGCGGCGTACGAGCCCGGCGATTTCCAGATTGGCCCGCATACGCTCTCAGTCACGTTCAAGCAGGACGGCATTCGGATCGAGATGACGCCGACCGAGCGGTGCGCCGCTTTTCGATTCACATTCCCAAGCGGCAAGACCGGCCGCGTGCTCATTGACGCGCATTCACACGTGGAAGTCGACGCCGGCGCGGGAGTCGTCACGGGCTGCTCCCGCCTCAAGGGGTTCGGCGCACCGGGAAACTTCGGGTGCTATTTCTACGCCCGGTTCGACACTCCCATCGCGAAGGTTTATCCTTTTGACGACGCGCGCCAACCGATCGCCGGGAACATGGCGGACGGGAAGGATGTCGGCGCGGCCATTGAGTTTGAAGGCAAAACCACGGTCGTGATGAGGGTCGCCACCTCGTTCATCAGCGTGGAGCAAGCTCGCATCAGCCTCGACCGCGAGATTGGAAGCCTCTCGTTCGACGCCGTTCGAGAGGCGGCGGCCAAGACATGGAATGACACGCTGGGCGTTGCGCGTGTGTCCGGCGGCTCGGAGCGCGACCGTCGCACGTTCTATAGCTGCCTCTACCGGGCGCATCTCTTCCCCCGCATGTTCCACGAATACGACGCATCAGGAAAAACCGTCCACTACAGCGCTTTCGACGGCAAGCTGCACGACGGAGTGATGTACACCGACACCGGCCTTTGGGACGGATACCACACCGTCTACCCGCTGCTGTCGCTGCTCCAGCCGGCGCGCCTCGGCGAAATCATCCAGGGCTTTATCCATGCGTATCAAGAAGGGGGATGGCTGCCGCAGTGGCCCAATCCTGGCTATCACGGCACCATGGGCGGCACGCACAGCGATGTCGTGATCGCCGATGCGATCCTGAAGAATATCCCCGGCTTCGACCGCGACGCCGCCTACGCCGCGATCCGGAAGAACGCGACCGTCGATCCTGGCGTCTCGACCGAGGGGCGCCACCATCTCAATGACTATCTTCGTCTGGGCTACGTCCCCGGCGCGGTTTCCGACTCCCTGGACTACGCCTACGACGACGCGTGCATCGCGCTCGCAGCCCAGGCTCTAGGCAAAACGGAAGACGCCGCTCTCTTCGGCCAGCGCGCGCTCAATTACAAGAACAATTACGATCCCGCTGTCGGCTTTATGCGCGCCCACAACGCCGACGGCTCCTGGCGCCCGAACTTCGACCAGTACGCCTGGGGAGACGGCTACACCGAAGGCGGCCCCTGGCAATGGACCTTCGCCGTCCCGCACGACCCCGCCGGTCTGATGGCCCTGATGGGCGGCCGCGATGCTTTTCTCCGCAAGCTGGACCGGATGTTCTGGCAGCCTCCAACCTTTCACCCCGGCAGCTACGGCCAGACGATTCACGAAATGCGCGAAATGGCGTCCGTCTCCTTCGGCCAATACGCCCAGTCCAACCAGCCCGTCCACCAAGTCCTGCCCCTCTACGCGGCGGTCGGCGCCCCCGACAAGATGCATTACTGGTCGCGGCGCGTCATGGACGAGCTCTACAGCCCGGACAACTTTCCCGCCGACGAAGACAACGGCGAAATGGCTTCCTGGTTCGTCCTGATGGCGCTCGGCCTCTTCCCCGGCTGTCCAGGCCGCCCCGCCTTCACGCTCGGCTCGCCATTATTTACGGACATTACCCTCACGCCATCCGGCGGCAAGACGCTGCATCTGCACGCCCCGGCGAACTCTCCGAAAAACATCTACGTCACCCACATCACGCGCAACGGGCGCAACTACTCCAAGCTCTGGATCGCCTATTCCGACCTCCAGCAAGGCGGCCGCCTCGATTTCACGATGGCCCCCCGCCCCACCCCACGCGCTTTGAGCGTCTCCGACCTCCCAGAGTCCCAATCGCCCTACGACGCAAACGCCGCCCGCGAAACCAGCGTCTCGGTCAAAGTCGCCATCAACTGCAGCGGAGACGAGCTTGGCGAATTCATCGCCGACTGCTACTTCGACGGCGGCGCCGCCATCACACTTCCCGAAGCCGACGCCTCTCCCTCCGGCCGCTCCGCCAGACAAGGCGCCTTCACCTACAAAATCCCGCTCCCCATGCCTTCCGCCGGCCAAGGCTACACTATCCAGCTCACATTCCCCATCGGAGGCCGACAATCCGTCGCCATCAACGGCAAAACGTTCTTCCCCGATCTCAACCTGGAAACGTCCGGCTCAAAGGAAACCGTCAAAGACATCCGAGGCATTCTTCCCAACCCCAACGGCAACATCGAGATCGCCATTCGCCCCACATTCGGATCGACCATCGGCGGACGCCTCCGCGCCATCGTGATCTCCTCCTAA
- a CDS encoding fused DSP-PTPase phosphatase/NAD kinase-like protein yields the protein MNYTRRAVFSRALGLLLLAACLGAVSSSRALAKEDLPNFHDVAPGITRGAAPTPAGLEKLKAMGVHTIIDLRYSPVKEEKAEAQKLGFTWINLPMGAEAPTPKQVATFLATLKKAPGEPVFVHCQHGADRTGCMIGIWRVTQQGWTFPQAWAEMRKYGFNPRWTELTGAVKERVSL from the coding sequence ATGAACTACACCCGCCGCGCCGTGTTTTCACGCGCTCTCGGACTGCTTTTGCTCGCCGCCTGCCTGGGCGCCGTTTCTTCCAGCCGCGCCTTGGCGAAGGAGGACCTTCCCAACTTCCACGACGTCGCGCCCGGTATCACGCGCGGCGCCGCGCCGACGCCGGCGGGTCTGGAAAAATTAAAGGCGATGGGCGTCCACACGATCATCGACCTGCGCTACTCGCCCGTGAAAGAAGAGAAGGCGGAGGCCCAAAAACTCGGCTTCACCTGGATTAACCTGCCGATGGGCGCCGAAGCGCCGACGCCGAAGCAAGTCGCCACCTTCCTCGCCACGCTCAAGAAAGCGCCGGGCGAGCCAGTGTTCGTCCACTGCCAGCACGGCGCGGACCGCACGGGCTGTATGATCGGCATCTGGCGCGTGACCCAGCAAGGGTGGACGTTCCCGCAGGCTTGGGCGGAGATGCGCAAGTATGGATTCAATCCACGGTGGACGGAACTGACAGGAGCGGTGAAGGAGCGAGTTTCTCTGTGA
- a CDS encoding ImmA/IrrE family metallo-endopeptidase, with amino-acid sequence MATANPMSLLYKRLASAGFKPKFVRDTVLPSWWDDEIATTEAGYLEGLIIISKHLGIQLDALRNPAAALQSENAPARFFKGPELASDEGVAVAIAERAARIAILGMIEARKPVTVSASIIRRRLLGAGAAWIGFQELLQFCWNSNIPVIHVARLPAGVKKLRAVTVSVDGRPAIVFFRHDAKPAQHLFPLAHEIGHIYLNHLEFFGLIVDTETEFGFNETTEREANRFARELLTGGEELPQNYSFPPRPAEIARGCQEYANRLHIDPSFLVGEWVKKTKQYKEARTAVNFYIQQDENALAMMAEEMSRRIDWDLIPEESQEYLLNLTRVETR; translated from the coding sequence ATGGCCACGGCCAATCCCATGTCATTATTATATAAGCGACTCGCATCCGCCGGTTTCAAACCGAAATTCGTGCGTGACACTGTGCTGCCGAGTTGGTGGGACGACGAAATTGCCACGACTGAGGCTGGCTACTTAGAAGGCTTGATCATCATTTCCAAGCATCTCGGTATCCAATTGGACGCATTGCGCAATCCCGCTGCCGCACTTCAATCAGAAAACGCTCCTGCTCGTTTCTTTAAAGGTCCTGAACTCGCAAGCGATGAAGGTGTCGCTGTGGCAATCGCAGAGCGTGCAGCTCGTATTGCCATTTTGGGAATGATAGAAGCTCGTAAACCTGTTACTGTCTCTGCGTCAATCATTCGCCGTCGTCTTCTAGGCGCAGGAGCAGCATGGATAGGTTTTCAAGAGCTACTTCAATTCTGCTGGAACAGCAATATCCCCGTCATTCATGTCGCCCGGCTGCCCGCCGGCGTAAAAAAACTGCGAGCAGTGACAGTTTCGGTCGACGGACGTCCCGCTATTGTCTTCTTTCGGCATGATGCAAAGCCAGCTCAGCATCTATTTCCGCTCGCACACGAGATCGGTCACATTTATCTCAATCATTTGGAATTTTTTGGCCTCATCGTAGATACCGAAACGGAATTTGGCTTCAATGAAACCACTGAGCGAGAAGCCAACCGATTTGCACGTGAGCTTCTTACTGGTGGAGAAGAGCTGCCGCAAAATTACAGCTTTCCCCCTCGCCCAGCGGAAATTGCTCGTGGATGTCAAGAATATGCAAATCGCTTACATATTGACCCAAGCTTTCTTGTCGGTGAATGGGTAAAGAAAACGAAGCAGTATAAAGAAGCTCGCACAGCAGTTAATTTCTATATCCAGCAGGACGAGAATGCGCTTGCAATGATGGCTGAAGAAATGTCACGCAGAATTGACTGGGATTTGATTCCTGAAGAAAGCCAGGAGTATCTCTTAAACCTTACCAGAGTCGAGACACGCTAA
- a CDS encoding nucleoside triphosphate pyrophosphohydrolase family protein, producing the protein MELNQYQDLATATKQKPKKEGDSLTVSLLGLACEATGPLAEFKKHIRDGDAYKIYPDRMLEELGDVLWYLASVASEFNLTLQEIAETNLKKTQERWGQENQNVLFNQFFDDNFPPSEQIPRRFIIRFLSLEDKDRKVVIAYLGTQQMGQSLTDNAHDNDGYRFHDVFHLACAAVLGWSPVVRRNLGFKRRSNTRIDEIEDGGRAIVTEEAISALVFDYALSHDMFADVVAIDYELLRTIGTLAGHFEVKTKRPADWENTILQAYSVWRELSANSEGFIICDLNEKAISFERELNGESFYNGPRPSSLINTHAVEV; encoded by the coding sequence ATGGAACTAAATCAATATCAAGATTTGGCAACCGCAACAAAGCAAAAGCCAAAAAAGGAAGGCGACAGCCTAACTGTCAGTCTATTAGGTCTAGCCTGTGAAGCCACAGGACCTTTAGCGGAATTTAAAAAGCACATTCGTGATGGAGATGCTTATAAAATTTATCCTGACCGTATGTTAGAGGAACTCGGAGACGTTCTTTGGTATCTCGCCTCAGTCGCAAGTGAATTTAATCTGACATTACAAGAAATTGCAGAGACTAATCTTAAAAAAACGCAGGAACGATGGGGCCAAGAAAACCAGAATGTCCTTTTTAATCAATTCTTTGACGACAATTTCCCTCCATCAGAGCAGATACCAAGGCGCTTTATTATCAGGTTTTTGTCTCTAGAGGATAAAGATCGTAAAGTCGTGATTGCTTACCTTGGCACACAGCAAATGGGGCAATCGCTCACTGATAATGCTCACGATAATGATGGATACAGATTCCATGACGTTTTTCACTTAGCGTGTGCTGCGGTTTTAGGCTGGTCTCCTGTAGTTCGTCGTAATTTGGGGTTTAAGAGGCGTAGCAATACCAGGATCGACGAGATTGAAGACGGAGGACGGGCCATTGTAACGGAAGAAGCTATATCAGCTCTTGTATTTGACTATGCGTTATCTCACGACATGTTTGCCGACGTCGTAGCTATCGACTATGAATTGCTAAGAACGATTGGCACACTTGCAGGACATTTTGAAGTCAAAACGAAAAGACCTGCAGATTGGGAGAATACTATCTTACAAGCATACTCGGTGTGGAGAGAACTATCTGCAAATAGCGAAGGATTTATTATATGTGACTTGAACGAGAAGGCGATTTCGTTTGAGAGAGAACTAAATGGAGAATCATTTTACAATGGACCAAGACCCTCTTCCCTAATCAATACTCACGCTGTAGAAGTGTGA
- a CDS encoding TIR domain-containing protein — MQKDTCHIFISHIHEDDPKLNNMKTLLKKHGCTAKDSSINSTKPNQANNEIYIKNSILAPRIKWAGTLVVLISPGTRDSKWVDWEIQYAHRLGKRIVGVWDYGANECDVPRMLDLYANAVVGWRGESIIDAIFGKTDNWETPNGGSRPERDIARHNC; from the coding sequence TTGCAAAAAGACACATGTCATATTTTTATAAGCCATATCCACGAGGATGACCCTAAGCTAAATAATATGAAAACTTTGCTAAAAAAGCATGGTTGCACTGCAAAAGATAGTTCAATAAATAGTACAAAGCCCAATCAGGCGAATAATGAGATTTATATAAAGAATAGCATATTAGCTCCACGCATTAAGTGGGCAGGAACATTAGTCGTTCTGATTTCGCCGGGAACTCGTGATAGTAAATGGGTTGATTGGGAAATTCAGTATGCTCACCGTCTTGGAAAGCGGATAGTCGGCGTATGGGATTACGGTGCAAATGAATGTGATGTACCTCGAATGCTCGATTTATACGCAAATGCGGTTGTTGGATGGCGGGGTGAAAGCATAATAGATGCTATTTTTGGAAAAACAGATAACTGGGAAACGCCTAACGGTGGCTCTAGGCCCGAGCGAGATATAGCTCGGCATAATTGTTAA